In the genome of Raphanus sativus cultivar WK10039 chromosome 4, ASM80110v3, whole genome shotgun sequence, one region contains:
- the LOC108851325 gene encoding PX domain-containing protein EREL1 isoform X2: MMQRRSPPKHRHDGTSPLPLGMDWSPPPRKLNGGDTVWPHDSRTGWSYCVTIPSWAVLPKSKNSDPVVFYRVQITVQSPEGVTTMRGVLRRFNDFLKLLTDLKKAFPSKSFPSAPPKGLLRMKSRALLEERRCSLEEWITKLLSDIELARSVVVASFLELEAAARSACQDVDQNASDANNDRNSTSSSPMAHPSLSLFQPGGSSSLTSDYGSDTVYETSELGSPSVGHDDISEIGTEDLTLDEEVTNPIEKLANFSMSNIDEGLSMSQTILEQLEDFPKHKVRSRYVNNIQGKDAYNRNASKGVFLGNNGSRHLYESESSAPLVMHDRNLSVESADGFSLPTGETSTSGLLSSSNDSHLDLHRGAGVSLGTGIVCDPERQGSAQIVLPLDLRKKLNRILVATNERLVNAKTDMEDLIARLNQEIAVKEYLNRKVNDLEGELETTKQRSKENLEQAILTERERCTQMQWDMEELRQKSYEMEMKLKSRERSTLIQIITTGWKELT; the protein is encoded by the exons ATGATGCAGAGACGGAGTCCGCCGAAGCACAGGCATGACGGTACGTCGCCTCTTCCGTTGGGGATGGATTGGAGTCCTCCCCCGCGCAAATTG AATGGTGGAGATACTGTTTGGCCTCATGACTCTCGAACCGGATGGAGTTATTGTGTTACAATACCGTCTTGGGCTGTCCTTCCAAAGTCTAAAAATTCAGACCCTGTTGTG TTTTACAGGGTTCAGATAACTGTGCAGTCTCCGGAAGGTGTTACCACAATGCGAGGAGTTTTGAGAAGATTTAATGATTTTCTTAAGCTATTAACTGAT CTTAAAAAAGCATTTCCCAGCAAAAGTTTTCCATCAGCTCCACCCAAAGGGCTGTTACGTATGAAAAGCAGAGCATTGTTAGAAGAG AGAAGGTGTTCTCTTGAGGAGTGGATAACGAAGCTATTATCGGATATAGAATTGGCAAGAAGTGTCGTAGTTGCATCCTTTCTTGAACTAGAAGCTGCTGCTAGGTCTG CATGCCAAGATGTAGATCAGAATGCTTCTGATGCCAATAATGATAGAAATAGCACAAGTTCGTCACCAATGGCTCATCCAAGTTTGAGCTTGTTTCAGCCTGGCGGGAGTTCTTCTCTCACATCTGACTATGGCAGTGATACTGTGTATGAAACATCTGAGCTCGGATCTCCAAGTGTAGGACATGATGATATTTCTGAAATTGGCACCGAAGATCTAACTCTGGATGAAGAAGTAACAAATCCAATAGAGAAGCTCGCTAACTTTAGCATGTCCAACATTGACGAGGGACTTTCAATGAGCCAAACTATTCTAGAGCAACTAGAAGACTTTCCCAAACATAAAGTCCGCTCAAGATATGTCAATAATATCCAAGGGAAGGATGCGTATAATCGAAACGCTTCTAAAGGTGTGTTTCTTGGTAACAATGGCTCACGACATCTCTATGAATCAGAATCATCAGCTCCCTTAGTTATGCATGATAGAAATCTTTCTGTTGAGAGTGCTGACGGGTTTTCTCTACCCACCGGTGAGACATCAACATCTGGTCTCCTAAGTTCAAGCAATGATAGCCACCTGGATCTACATCGAGGTGCTGGTGTATCACTTGGAACTGGTATTGTTTGTGACCCGGAGAGACAGGGTAGTGCACAAATAGTTCTTCCACTGGACCTGCGTAAAAAATTGAACAGGATTCTGGTAGCCACGAATGAGAGACTAGTCAATGCAAAAACAGATATGGAGGATCTTATAGCAAGACTAAATCAAGAGATAGCGGTGAAAGAGTACCTGAACAGAAAG GTTAATGATTTAGAAGGGGAACTTGAAACTACTAAGCAGAGAAGCAAAGAGAATTTGGAGCAAGCTATTTTGACCGAGAGGGAAAGATGTACTCAGATGCAGTGGGATATGGAAGAACTTAGACAAAAATCTTACGAGATGGAAATGAAGCTAAAATCGCGAGAG AGAAGCACGCTGATTCAAATCATTACAACAGGATGGAAGGAGCTCACATGA
- the LOC108851325 gene encoding PX domain-containing protein EREL1 isoform X1, with amino-acid sequence MMQRRSPPKHRHDGTSPLPLGMDWSPPPRKLNGGDTVWPHDSRTGWSYCVTIPSWAVLPKSKNSDPVVFYRVQITVQSPEGVTTMRGVLRRFNDFLKLLTDLKKAFPSKSFPSAPPKGLLRMKSRALLEERRCSLEEWITKLLSDIELARSVVVASFLELEAAARSACQDVDQNASDANNDRNSTSSSPMAHPSLSLFQPGGSSSLTSDYGSDTVYETSELGSPSVGHDDISEIGTEDLTLDEEVTNPIEKLANFSMSNIDEGLSMSQTILEQLEDFPKHKVRSRYVNNIQGKDAYNRNASKGVFLGNNGSRHLYESESSAPLVMHDRNLSVESADGFSLPTGETSTSGLLSSSNDSHLDLHRGAGVSLGTGIVCDPERQGSAQIVLPLDLRKKLNRILVATNERLVNAKTDMEDLIARLNQEIAVKEYLNRKVNDLEGELETTKQRSKENLEQAILTERERCTQMQWDMEELRQKSYEMEMKLKSREDGRSSHEEPTEQPTNSERYVLSKELDARKQQMEDLSRRYDELEAKSKADIKVLVKEVKSLRRSHVELEKKLTQSLTDKTEAEKLLEHERKLLENTVSARKKLLSDCRILHDRLKEYNLNLSTDGNGSLVEEDSTTVSDALRLLSISDDQIEEAQLLAGFDENVVAQGIDNETRIMEDELRKILADIFVENAKLRKQVNSATLRALQKDVRDHNQEDVETTTRPAHRS; translated from the exons ATGATGCAGAGACGGAGTCCGCCGAAGCACAGGCATGACGGTACGTCGCCTCTTCCGTTGGGGATGGATTGGAGTCCTCCCCCGCGCAAATTG AATGGTGGAGATACTGTTTGGCCTCATGACTCTCGAACCGGATGGAGTTATTGTGTTACAATACCGTCTTGGGCTGTCCTTCCAAAGTCTAAAAATTCAGACCCTGTTGTG TTTTACAGGGTTCAGATAACTGTGCAGTCTCCGGAAGGTGTTACCACAATGCGAGGAGTTTTGAGAAGATTTAATGATTTTCTTAAGCTATTAACTGAT CTTAAAAAAGCATTTCCCAGCAAAAGTTTTCCATCAGCTCCACCCAAAGGGCTGTTACGTATGAAAAGCAGAGCATTGTTAGAAGAG AGAAGGTGTTCTCTTGAGGAGTGGATAACGAAGCTATTATCGGATATAGAATTGGCAAGAAGTGTCGTAGTTGCATCCTTTCTTGAACTAGAAGCTGCTGCTAGGTCTG CATGCCAAGATGTAGATCAGAATGCTTCTGATGCCAATAATGATAGAAATAGCACAAGTTCGTCACCAATGGCTCATCCAAGTTTGAGCTTGTTTCAGCCTGGCGGGAGTTCTTCTCTCACATCTGACTATGGCAGTGATACTGTGTATGAAACATCTGAGCTCGGATCTCCAAGTGTAGGACATGATGATATTTCTGAAATTGGCACCGAAGATCTAACTCTGGATGAAGAAGTAACAAATCCAATAGAGAAGCTCGCTAACTTTAGCATGTCCAACATTGACGAGGGACTTTCAATGAGCCAAACTATTCTAGAGCAACTAGAAGACTTTCCCAAACATAAAGTCCGCTCAAGATATGTCAATAATATCCAAGGGAAGGATGCGTATAATCGAAACGCTTCTAAAGGTGTGTTTCTTGGTAACAATGGCTCACGACATCTCTATGAATCAGAATCATCAGCTCCCTTAGTTATGCATGATAGAAATCTTTCTGTTGAGAGTGCTGACGGGTTTTCTCTACCCACCGGTGAGACATCAACATCTGGTCTCCTAAGTTCAAGCAATGATAGCCACCTGGATCTACATCGAGGTGCTGGTGTATCACTTGGAACTGGTATTGTTTGTGACCCGGAGAGACAGGGTAGTGCACAAATAGTTCTTCCACTGGACCTGCGTAAAAAATTGAACAGGATTCTGGTAGCCACGAATGAGAGACTAGTCAATGCAAAAACAGATATGGAGGATCTTATAGCAAGACTAAATCAAGAGATAGCGGTGAAAGAGTACCTGAACAGAAAG GTTAATGATTTAGAAGGGGAACTTGAAACTACTAAGCAGAGAAGCAAAGAGAATTTGGAGCAAGCTATTTTGACCGAGAGGGAAAGATGTACTCAGATGCAGTGGGATATGGAAGAACTTAGACAAAAATCTTACGAGATGGAAATGAAGCTAAAATCGCGAGAG GATGGAAGGAGCTCACATGAAGAACCCACTGAACAGCCAACTAATTCTGAGAGATATGTTTTGTCGAAAGAATTGGATGCCAGAAAACAACAAATGGAGGATCTCTCCAGGCGATATGATGAACTAGAGGCGAAATCAAAAGCAGATATTAAAGTTCTTGTCAAAGAGGTCAAATCTCTGAGGCGTTCTCATGTGGAGCTAGAAAAGAAGCTGACTCAATCTTTGACAGATAAAACTGAAGCTGAG aaactaCTGGAACATGAGAGAAAACTACTTGAGAACACGGTATCGGCTAGGAAAAAGTTGCTTAGTGACTGCAGAATTCTCCACGACCGGCTTAAAGAGTACAACTTGAATTTATCAACAGACGGAAATGGTAGCTTGGTAGAGGAGGACTCAACAACAGTATCAGATGCTCTGCGGTTGCTGTCAATATCTGATGATCAAATTGAGGAG GCTCAGCTGCTTGCCGGGTTTGATGAAAACGTTGTTGCTCAAGGCATTGATAATGAGACAAGAATCATGGAGGACGAGCTGAGGAAGATATTAGCAGATATCTTTGTTGAGAATGCCAAATTGAGAAAGCAGGTGAACTCTGCAACGCTTCGTGCTCTCCAGAAAGACGTAAGAGACCACAACCAGGAAGACGTAGAGACCACCACCAGGCCGGCTCATAGATCATAA
- the LOC108851325 gene encoding PX domain-containing protein EREL1 isoform X4 yields MMQRRSPPKHRHDGTSPLPLGMDWSPPPRKLNGGDTVWPHDSRTGWSYCVTIPSWAVLPKSKNSDPVVFYRVQITVQSPEGVTTMRGVLRRFNDFLKLLTDLKKAFPSKSFPSAPPKGLLRMKSRALLEERRCSLEEWITKLLSDIELARSVVVASFLELEAAARSACQDVDQNASDANNDRNSTSSSPMAHPSLSLFQPGGSSSLTSDYGSDTVYETSELGSPSVGHDDISEIGTEDLTLDEEVTNPIEKLANFSMSNIDEGLSMSQTILEQLEDFPKHKVRSRYVNNIQGKDAYNRNASKGVFLGNNGSRHLYESESSAPLVMHDRNLSVESADGFSLPTGETSTSGLLSSSNDSHLDLHRGAGVSLGTGIVCDPERQGSAQIVLPLDLRKKLNRILVATNERLVNAKTDMEDLIARLNQEIAVKEYLNRKVNDLEGELETTKQRSKENLEQAILTERERCTQMQWDMEELRQKSYEMEMKLKSREDGRSSHEEPTEQPTNSERYVLSKELDARKQQMEDLSRRYDELEAKSKADIKVLVKEVKSLRRSHVELEKKLTQSLTDKTEAEKLLEHERKLLENTVSARKKLLSDCRILHDRLKEYNLNLSTDGNGSLVEEDSTTVSDALRLLSISDDQIEEAQLLAGFDENVVAQGIDNETRIMEDELRKILADIFVENAKLRKQVNSATLRALQKDALTTTTEDVNEESKKEYASTETLKV; encoded by the exons ATGATGCAGAGACGGAGTCCGCCGAAGCACAGGCATGACGGTACGTCGCCTCTTCCGTTGGGGATGGATTGGAGTCCTCCCCCGCGCAAATTG AATGGTGGAGATACTGTTTGGCCTCATGACTCTCGAACCGGATGGAGTTATTGTGTTACAATACCGTCTTGGGCTGTCCTTCCAAAGTCTAAAAATTCAGACCCTGTTGTG TTTTACAGGGTTCAGATAACTGTGCAGTCTCCGGAAGGTGTTACCACAATGCGAGGAGTTTTGAGAAGATTTAATGATTTTCTTAAGCTATTAACTGAT CTTAAAAAAGCATTTCCCAGCAAAAGTTTTCCATCAGCTCCACCCAAAGGGCTGTTACGTATGAAAAGCAGAGCATTGTTAGAAGAG AGAAGGTGTTCTCTTGAGGAGTGGATAACGAAGCTATTATCGGATATAGAATTGGCAAGAAGTGTCGTAGTTGCATCCTTTCTTGAACTAGAAGCTGCTGCTAGGTCTG CATGCCAAGATGTAGATCAGAATGCTTCTGATGCCAATAATGATAGAAATAGCACAAGTTCGTCACCAATGGCTCATCCAAGTTTGAGCTTGTTTCAGCCTGGCGGGAGTTCTTCTCTCACATCTGACTATGGCAGTGATACTGTGTATGAAACATCTGAGCTCGGATCTCCAAGTGTAGGACATGATGATATTTCTGAAATTGGCACCGAAGATCTAACTCTGGATGAAGAAGTAACAAATCCAATAGAGAAGCTCGCTAACTTTAGCATGTCCAACATTGACGAGGGACTTTCAATGAGCCAAACTATTCTAGAGCAACTAGAAGACTTTCCCAAACATAAAGTCCGCTCAAGATATGTCAATAATATCCAAGGGAAGGATGCGTATAATCGAAACGCTTCTAAAGGTGTGTTTCTTGGTAACAATGGCTCACGACATCTCTATGAATCAGAATCATCAGCTCCCTTAGTTATGCATGATAGAAATCTTTCTGTTGAGAGTGCTGACGGGTTTTCTCTACCCACCGGTGAGACATCAACATCTGGTCTCCTAAGTTCAAGCAATGATAGCCACCTGGATCTACATCGAGGTGCTGGTGTATCACTTGGAACTGGTATTGTTTGTGACCCGGAGAGACAGGGTAGTGCACAAATAGTTCTTCCACTGGACCTGCGTAAAAAATTGAACAGGATTCTGGTAGCCACGAATGAGAGACTAGTCAATGCAAAAACAGATATGGAGGATCTTATAGCAAGACTAAATCAAGAGATAGCGGTGAAAGAGTACCTGAACAGAAAG GTTAATGATTTAGAAGGGGAACTTGAAACTACTAAGCAGAGAAGCAAAGAGAATTTGGAGCAAGCTATTTTGACCGAGAGGGAAAGATGTACTCAGATGCAGTGGGATATGGAAGAACTTAGACAAAAATCTTACGAGATGGAAATGAAGCTAAAATCGCGAGAG GATGGAAGGAGCTCACATGAAGAACCCACTGAACAGCCAACTAATTCTGAGAGATATGTTTTGTCGAAAGAATTGGATGCCAGAAAACAACAAATGGAGGATCTCTCCAGGCGATATGATGAACTAGAGGCGAAATCAAAAGCAGATATTAAAGTTCTTGTCAAAGAGGTCAAATCTCTGAGGCGTTCTCATGTGGAGCTAGAAAAGAAGCTGACTCAATCTTTGACAGATAAAACTGAAGCTGAG aaactaCTGGAACATGAGAGAAAACTACTTGAGAACACGGTATCGGCTAGGAAAAAGTTGCTTAGTGACTGCAGAATTCTCCACGACCGGCTTAAAGAGTACAACTTGAATTTATCAACAGACGGAAATGGTAGCTTGGTAGAGGAGGACTCAACAACAGTATCAGATGCTCTGCGGTTGCTGTCAATATCTGATGATCAAATTGAGGAG GCTCAGCTGCTTGCCGGGTTTGATGAAAACGTTGTTGCTCAAGGCATTGATAATGAGACAAGAATCATGGAGGACGAGCTGAGGAAGATATTAGCAGATATCTTTGTTGAGAATGCCAAATTGAGAAAGCAGGTGAACTCTGCAACGCTTCGTGCTCTCCAGAAAGAC GCACTGACCACCACCACAGAAGATGTGAATGAGGAAAGTAAAAAAGAGTATGCATCGACAGAAACGCTGAAAGTATAG
- the LOC108851347 gene encoding uncharacterized protein LOC108851347 translates to MTFALKYLVIFLLLSIMVTQGLCGCSFADIQIGGARTGRVISGEPEWKISVINTCSQPQSIVILSCGGFAPVKPVDPSLLIQKKNTCLLIKGNTIPAGGTVQFTYAGEPYFFKPISSRVG, encoded by the exons ATGACGTTTGCTCTTAAGTATCTTGTTATTTTTCTCCTTCTGTCTATCATGGTCACTCAAG GACTGTGCGGCTGCTCTTTCGCTGACATCCAGATCGGAGGGGCGAGGACGGGGAGAGTCATCTCCGGAGAACCAGAGTGGAAAATATCGGTGATCAACACATGCAGCCAACCTCAGTCGATCGTGATTCTCTCTTGCGGAGGTTTTGCTCCAGTGAAGCCTGTCGACCCATCGCTactgatccaaaaaaaaaacacatgtcTCCTGATTAAAGGAAACACTATACCGGCTGGCGGCACCGTTCAGTTCACTTATGCCGGCGAGCCTTACTTCTTCAAACCCATAAGCTCAAGGGTCGGCTAA
- the LOC108851325 gene encoding PX domain-containing protein EREL1 isoform X3, translating into MMQRRSPPKHRHDGTSPLPLGMDWSPPPRKLNGGDTVWPHDSRTGWSYCVTIPSWAVLPKSKNSDPVVFYRVQITVQSPEGVTTMRGVLRRFNDFLKLLTDLKKAFPSKSFPSAPPKGLLRMKSRALLEERRCSLEEWITKLLSDIELARSVVVASFLELEAAARSACQDVDQNASDANNDRNSTSSSPMAHPSLSLFQPGGSSSLTSDYGSDTVYETSELGSPSVGHDDISEIGTEDLTLDEEVTNPIEKLANFSMSNIDEGLSMSQTILEQLEDFPKHKVRSRYVNNIQGKDAYNRNASKGVFLGNNGSRHLYESESSAPLVMHDRNLSVESADGFSLPTGETSTSGLLSSSNDSHLDLHRGAGVSLGTGIVCDPERQGSAQIVLPLDLRKKLNRILVATNERLVNAKTDMEDLIARLNQEIAVKEYLNRKVNDLEGELETTKQRSKENLEQAILTERERCTQMQWDMEELRQKSYEMEMKLKSRENSYCREAR; encoded by the exons ATGATGCAGAGACGGAGTCCGCCGAAGCACAGGCATGACGGTACGTCGCCTCTTCCGTTGGGGATGGATTGGAGTCCTCCCCCGCGCAAATTG AATGGTGGAGATACTGTTTGGCCTCATGACTCTCGAACCGGATGGAGTTATTGTGTTACAATACCGTCTTGGGCTGTCCTTCCAAAGTCTAAAAATTCAGACCCTGTTGTG TTTTACAGGGTTCAGATAACTGTGCAGTCTCCGGAAGGTGTTACCACAATGCGAGGAGTTTTGAGAAGATTTAATGATTTTCTTAAGCTATTAACTGAT CTTAAAAAAGCATTTCCCAGCAAAAGTTTTCCATCAGCTCCACCCAAAGGGCTGTTACGTATGAAAAGCAGAGCATTGTTAGAAGAG AGAAGGTGTTCTCTTGAGGAGTGGATAACGAAGCTATTATCGGATATAGAATTGGCAAGAAGTGTCGTAGTTGCATCCTTTCTTGAACTAGAAGCTGCTGCTAGGTCTG CATGCCAAGATGTAGATCAGAATGCTTCTGATGCCAATAATGATAGAAATAGCACAAGTTCGTCACCAATGGCTCATCCAAGTTTGAGCTTGTTTCAGCCTGGCGGGAGTTCTTCTCTCACATCTGACTATGGCAGTGATACTGTGTATGAAACATCTGAGCTCGGATCTCCAAGTGTAGGACATGATGATATTTCTGAAATTGGCACCGAAGATCTAACTCTGGATGAAGAAGTAACAAATCCAATAGAGAAGCTCGCTAACTTTAGCATGTCCAACATTGACGAGGGACTTTCAATGAGCCAAACTATTCTAGAGCAACTAGAAGACTTTCCCAAACATAAAGTCCGCTCAAGATATGTCAATAATATCCAAGGGAAGGATGCGTATAATCGAAACGCTTCTAAAGGTGTGTTTCTTGGTAACAATGGCTCACGACATCTCTATGAATCAGAATCATCAGCTCCCTTAGTTATGCATGATAGAAATCTTTCTGTTGAGAGTGCTGACGGGTTTTCTCTACCCACCGGTGAGACATCAACATCTGGTCTCCTAAGTTCAAGCAATGATAGCCACCTGGATCTACATCGAGGTGCTGGTGTATCACTTGGAACTGGTATTGTTTGTGACCCGGAGAGACAGGGTAGTGCACAAATAGTTCTTCCACTGGACCTGCGTAAAAAATTGAACAGGATTCTGGTAGCCACGAATGAGAGACTAGTCAATGCAAAAACAGATATGGAGGATCTTATAGCAAGACTAAATCAAGAGATAGCGGTGAAAGAGTACCTGAACAGAAAG GTTAATGATTTAGAAGGGGAACTTGAAACTACTAAGCAGAGAAGCAAAGAGAATTTGGAGCAAGCTATTTTGACCGAGAGGGAAAGATGTACTCAGATGCAGTGGGATATGGAAGAACTTAGACAAAAATCTTACGAGATGGAAATGAAGCTAAAATCGCGAGAG AATTCCTATTGTAGAGAAGCACGCTGA